The stretch of DNA GCACAAACGTCGCGCTCCCATCCTTCGCTTCCGCAACCGCAGCTGCCACCGGCAAGGATGCCAGCAGGGTCCGTCGGGACGCAACTCGCGGCAGAGAGGTCGCTGCGCCCGGTCGAGCGCTGGTCGCCGGAACAGGCGTTTCCATTGCGGCACCACAGTCAATCAGTCGTAAAGTGCGGTGAACGATGGGCGATGATTTGAGCTGTGCCGGCCGTATAACGTAAAAGCCCAAGCTGCGCCCGGGTTTTTTGCGCTATCACTTGACTTCGGGAATAAGTTGGCTCGTTCTTGCGCGCGTCTCACGTAGGAGCGCCACATGAATGACAACATAGAAAGCCCGCAATATGATCACACGGAATTGACCGCCGATATCGTCGCCGCCTACGTATCGAACAACAGCGTTCCGGTTACGGAGCTTCCGGCCTTGATTTCCGGCGTCTACACGGCACTGTCCAGCCTCGGCCAAGTCGGCGCATCCGCAGCGCCGGCGGCCGAGAAGCTCACGCCCGTGCAGATCCGGAAGTCGATCGCGCCGGACGCGCTGATCAGCTTCATCGACGGTAAGCCATACAAGACCCTGAAGCGGCACTTGGGCAGGAACGGCATGACGATCGAGGAGTACCGGGCGCGCTACGGCCTCCCCCAGGACTACCCTTCGACGGCCGCGAGCT from Methylobacterium sp. PvR107 encodes:
- a CDS encoding MucR family transcriptional regulator, whose amino-acid sequence is MNDNIESPQYDHTELTADIVAAYVSNNSVPVTELPALISGVYTALSSLGQVGASAAPAAEKLTPVQIRKSIAPDALISFIDGKPYKTLKRHLGRNGMTIEEYRARYGLPQDYPSTAASYSAQRSALAKSAGLGQQRRKAAPKAAAVAETIAEAPKTRGRKKAAEPAAKREGPQAEKGEASSCRVSQPS